ACACTATTGACCTATCCGGACTTCAAAAAGCCATTTTACATTTACACCGACGCTTCTACGAAAGCTATCGCTGGTGTAGTAATGCAACCGAGTCGCAAGAACGATAAAGACCTTATGATGCCAATTGCATTTACTTCTCGAGTGTTAAAAGGCTACGAAAAATCCTATTCCATAATGGAACTCGAACTTTTGGCAATTATCCATCTTCTCGCCAAAAATTACTATCTTTTGGCCGGAAATAAAGTTCATTTATACACTGATAACATTGCGGTAACATACctgaagaaaaatgaacttttgcctAATCGGATCATGAAATGGTTGCTGTATTTAGACAACTTCAGAATAGATATTCAACATATCGCTGGAGCTGATAACTCTATTGCAGATTTTTTGTCTAGGTATACTTTCAACATTAccgaaaacaacaaaaatttcaccatttttctgTTCGAGTACAAAACACCAAAGTGTTTATTTACCGAATTTCGACGACTTCGATCAATCCAGAATAATGATGAAATAGTACAAGCGTGTATCAAGAAATACCCTGAACGTACtcgagttgataaaaaattgaacttggttATTTATCAGAATCACAATGATCAAGAATGGCGaatatttattccaaaaagtttACAACGAGAAATAATTCAACACTATCATTATGAATACGGTCATGTTGGAATTACTCGATTGATTCGCATTATACGAAGACATTTTGATTGGCCTGGTTTAACAACGCAAGTTTGCCAATTTGTGAATGATTGTATCtcatgccaaatttcaatgAGATCAACAACTCGATTGTATGGTCCAATCCAAACACTCGCTTCTGAACGTTTCAACGAGATTTtgtgtttggataattttggacCAATTCCAAGTAGTACAGCTGGCGTCGATACTGTGTTCGTGATCGAAgatcattttaccaaattcgtcAAATTATACCCATTAAAAGTCGTGACTTCAGCAAATATACTCGAACGTATGATTCTTTGGATTAACGAGTTTGGATTACCGAAAATAGTACTCAGCGATAATGGTCCACAATTTTCCTCTCGgtattggagaaaattttggttaaaaagaGGAGTTCAAATTCGGTATACATCAAGGTATACTCCGAATAGTAACCCTGCAGAAAGAATAATGAGCACTATTGGTTCGAGTATGAGAAAGTATATCGCCGATAAACAAAAATCATGGTGTCGTATTTTACCAGATATCGAGCGTAAATTGAACTATACCGAAAGCACTGTAACAGGTTGCATTCCCTATGAAGCAGTACGTAAACGATTAGTACCCGATTCATTAGTCGATATAATTAAACAACGAAAATTACCACTCGATATCAACCAGCGAATACTCGAAAACCAGAAAAAGAATCATGAACGTCGACAAGCCTATTTCCATAAAGTTCATAAACCTGTGATATTGGATATGGGTGAACGAGTGTTTGTAAAAAATAGACCAGTATCATCGAAAGAGAAAGGAGTAGCTGCAAAACTATCACACCAATGGAAAGGCCCATATAAAGTCATCACAAAGCCTTTCATCAACGTTTACgaactcgaagatgaaaaaaatccaggatATATTATTCGAGAAAATATCCGTCATCTTCGTAAATACAATCCAGCCACCGATGACACTGTTCAACCGCCGATAGAATAGGAGCCTTTGTCTACTCGTCTAAGCCTTCTATGTCTGTCTctcttttattttctaatttatttttagttataATTCTTTCATAGCATGTAAAAAGTTTAAAGCCTCTCTTAGAATTACTCTAATCTATTTTCGTGTatggttttaaaatgttcacaGAATGATTTGTACGCGACCTGTCGCCAGAGCCATATACACCCGATCATTAACTCGAGTCCTGAGAATTTAaagaaaacgttctcagctgAAGATCTCGACACTCGAGTATTTGTAATCCGAAACGATCAGGAAGATACTCTTACGATCAAGAAACAAAACGTCAGATGTCCAATCGCTGAGATCATCGAGATTTCCGTTTCCTCACTCGATCTACCTGCGTCTTTATCTCGACACATCATGGAAGCTGAAATTCAACGTGTAGAGTTGTATATACGAGAGTATCTTCTAGCCATCTTTACCGCCGATCGCCTATCGCCTTGCAAAAGGTGCCTCATTCCAAAGGAGACGCCGAATATTCAAGATTTATCCTCCCGCATAGCCGTCGAAGTCGAAGGCCTAACAGAGTTTTTATTCGAGCAGATGGAGACCCTCTATCGACCAATACCACCCGCTCTTCCTACACCGATTCAACGACCGAATTTAATCGCCAATATTCGTCGAGCATTCTCCGAGAATGATTTGATTCGTCCACCTGCTGTTTTCTCCTTCGAGCACATTGAGAGTCAACCAGAGCCTGTTGTATCGAACTCGAGTGAACCGGCGATTGACTTGACACGGGATGAAGAACCGATTAACATCTCTGATAGCGGTAGTGACGATGTTTTCGAAACGAATCTTGATTTGCTGAATCAAACGAATCGCTCGCTCGCAATCACCTCTTTTGAGAATGATACTCGTATAACTCATTCTACAGAATACGAAAATCTGTCAGTGTCGCTTACTCGATTACCAGCTCCTCTCAAGAGTGCACTGAAGAGCCCCGACGAAGGTTTACCACCGGCGAAAAAACTAAGTTACACCGAAGAAGACAGTACCGGTGAAAAGAAAACCGTTGGTTTTCGGTTTCCTGAGCCAAAAACGTATCAACTTCAACAACCGAAACCTAGCGAAGATGACCCATCAGTAGATAGCATTTTGGCAACTCTCCGTCAGAACTCTCTTATGGCCGATCTCAACCTACACGATCTGATTCCACCGCAGAACCGACCATCAACACTACCGATTAGCGAAAATGACTCGAGTTCTGCGTCGACTTCAACTGACGTCACCGCTGCCACTTTGAGTTCAACGTTTGCTCCATCAGCAACGACAACTCAATCCACCGACGCGATGCAGGTTGATAATGTTACCGATAATAACGCCGAAAAATCCGTCCCACCAGCTCCATTAGCTGATGAAAAAGAACCAGCTGCCCAAGCCGCCGCTGCTGCTGTTCCCGTCGCTGCTGTGGTTCCCGTCGTTCTTCCACCACCACAACCAGCATATGTCACGGCCAAGTTTCCTCGACTGAACTACGCTGAAATCGatggaattcaaattttcacaccAGAGTTGATAGGCGACGATGAGATTCCTGAATGCAACCTCCGACCATACGTTCCGCAA
This region of Planococcus citri chromosome 5, ihPlaCitr1.1, whole genome shotgun sequence genomic DNA includes:
- the LOC135847856 gene encoding uncharacterized protein LOC135847856 isoform X1: MASFENDLYATCRQSHIHPIINSSPENLKKTFSAEDLDTRVFVIRNDQEDTLTIKKQNVRCPIAEIIEISVSSLDLPASLSRHIMEAEIQRVELYIREYLLAIFTADRLSPCKRCLIPKETPNIQDLSSRIAVEVEGLTEFLFEQMETLYRPIPPALPTPIQRPNLIANIRRAFSENDLIRPPAVFSFEHIESQPEPVVSNSSEPAIDLTRDEEPINISDSGSDDVFETNLDLLNQTNRSLAITSFENDTRITHSTEYENLSVSLTRLPAPLKSALKSPDEGLPPAKKLSYTEEDSTGEKKTVGFRFPEPKTYQLQQPKPSEDDPSVDSILATLRQNSLMADLNLHDLIPPQNRPSTLPISENDSSSASTSTDVTAATLSSTFAPSATTTQSTDAMQVDNVTDNNAEKSVPPAPLADEKEPAAQAAAAAVPVAAVVPVVLPPPQPAYVTAKFPRLNYAEIDGIQIFTPELIGDDEIPECNLRPYVPQQWPDSYQPYEFEWDPSDRVFIYLAIDLWEALIRGTYVHFKIVTPRFEYYEKRQSFEWPRIEIEATTWRNHLNLVRSTYRDEVYPREHVFRPRWSYQNQTNMKHLVTVLGKIANDYVEIIIDPTLQVSLINIAALEFFDKNVSFDFEVLHHPKVIYVPWKDDFRLVVRRKVNVPLRLTPGIERNKNDVHWFPCYVANFKTTKKVEAHHGTVILGVRDIGPLIKSYDPVAVSINLRGPPGIPYSRTVRCKEKVPRVRMIGLLRSLRAMDRFRVRDNFYPVEEYLIKKKK
- the LOC135847856 gene encoding uncharacterized protein LOC135847856 isoform X2: MEAEIQRVELYIREYLLAIFTADRLSPCKRCLIPKETPNIQDLSSRIAVEVEGLTEFLFEQMETLYRPIPPALPTPIQRPNLIANIRRAFSENDLIRPPAVFSFEHIESQPEPVVSNSSEPAIDLTRDEEPINISDSGSDDVFETNLDLLNQTNRSLAITSFENDTRITHSTEYENLSVSLTRLPAPLKSALKSPDEGLPPAKKLSYTEEDSTGEKKTVGFRFPEPKTYQLQQPKPSEDDPSVDSILATLRQNSLMADLNLHDLIPPQNRPSTLPISENDSSSASTSTDVTAATLSSTFAPSATTTQSTDAMQVDNVTDNNAEKSVPPAPLADEKEPAAQAAAAAVPVAAVVPVVLPPPQPAYVTAKFPRLNYAEIDGIQIFTPELIGDDEIPECNLRPYVPQQWPDSYQPYEFEWDPSDRVFIYLAIDLWEALIRGTYVHFKIVTPRFEYYEKRQSFEWPRIEIEATTWRNHLNLVRSTYRDEVYPREHVFRPRWSYQNQTNMKHLVTVLGKIANDYVEIIIDPTLQVSLINIAALEFFDKNVSFDFEVLHHPKVIYVPWKDDFRLVVRRKVNVPLRLTPGIERNKNDVHWFPCYVANFKTTKKVEAHHGTVILGVRDIGPLIKSYDPVAVSINLRGPPGIPYSRTVRCKEKVPRVRMIGLLRSLRAMDRFRVRDNFYPVEEYLIKKKK